From a region of the Oryzias melastigma strain HK-1 linkage group LG4, ASM292280v2, whole genome shotgun sequence genome:
- the LOC112150750 gene encoding G-protein coupled receptor 4-like — translation MGNFCQDQTSPENLSNVMSSNSTSSYGCYEGEDAFTFYVVALSVSCIGLPLTLLAIFALYSLVQKDHVAGIYVINLLIADLIQICCFIIKVAINNKEICNVLRCIIHSTAVEVSICFMVVISLERYLVVAWPLWYRFRRSIKTSLIVCFVVWMLPLLNLLMYFYGGDHMETTVACFLLVPFPLLIFFLCGTLKALSATRSVPTEEKRQIVAILVLVFLIYTLMFLPRVIYSLAKNFRQDPIFEIVTITPVYFSPLADLMLYVFMRKGIADKLLASLCCKVECNDTGQSAVHSVSKNSGSPMQTEREELEKRSEKV, via the exons ATGGGAAATTTCTGTCAAGACCAGACATCACCCGAGAACCTCTCAAACGTCATGTCCTCCAACAGCACAAGCAGCTACGGTTGCTATGAAGGGGAAGATGCTTTCACCTTTTACGTGGTGGCTCTGTCAGTTTCTTGCATTGGTCTTCCTCTGACTCTTCTGGCCATCTTCGCTCTGTACTCTCTG GTGCAAAAAGATCATGTTGCCGGAATTTATGTCATCAACCTTTTAATTGCTGATCTCATCCAGATCTGCTGCTTTATCATAAAAGTAGCCATAAATAATAAGGAGATTTGCAATGTTCTCCGCTGCATCATACACTCCACTGCTGTGGAAGTTAGCATCTGCTTCATGGTGGTTATTTCATTGGAAAG gtaCTTGGTCGTCGCCTGGCCGCTGTGGTACAGATTCAGACGAAGCATCAAGACGTCTTTGATTGTCTGCTTTGTGGTCTGGATGCTTCCTCTTTTGAACCTccttatgtatttttatggtggTGATCATATGGAAACCACCGTTGCGTGTTTTCTTCTCGTTCCTTTCCCTCTGCTCATCTTCTTCCTGTGTGGGACTCTCAAAGCCTTATCTGCAACGCGCAGCGTCCCCACCGAGGAAAAACGACAAATCGTTGCAATTCTAGTCTTGGTTTTTCTCATTTACACTCTGATGTTTTTGCCACGCGTCATCTATTCCTTGGCCAAAAACTTCAGACAAGATCCCATATTTGAAATTGTGACCATAACTCCGGTTTACTTCAGTCCTTTGGCTGACCTCATGCTGTATGTCTTCATGAGAAAGGGGATCGCAGATAAACTTTTGGCCTCTCTGTGTTGTAAAGTTGAGTGCAATGATACGGGCCAGTCGGCAGTTCATAGTGTTAGCAAAAACTCAGGCAGTCCCATGCAGACAGAGAGGGAGGAGCTAGAGAAAAGGTCCGAAAAAGTATAA